A genomic segment from Leopardus geoffroyi isolate Oge1 chromosome A2, O.geoffroyi_Oge1_pat1.0, whole genome shotgun sequence encodes:
- the CIB3 gene encoding calcium and integrin-binding family member 3 isoform X1, with protein MGSHRGLFYRYQDLAPQLVPLDYTSCPDVKVPYELIGSMPELKDNPFRQRIAQVFSDDGDGHMTLDNFLDMFSVMSEMAPRDLKAYYAFKIYDFNDDGYICAWDLEQTVTKLTRGELSAEEVSLVCEKVLGEADGDHDGRLSLEDFQNMILRAPDFLSGQRVQLCLAVLGGIKAPTGGLRASEYRGRPATCFCTSPPSTSASEGTVEKPGQRRPA; from the exons ATGGGGAGCCACAGAGG GCTTTTCTATCGCTACCAGGACCTGGCTCCCCAGCTCGTCCCCCTCGACTATACCAGCTGTCCTGATGTGAAGGTGCCCTACGAGCTTATTGGCAGCATGCCTGAGCTGAAG GACAACCCATTCCGCCAGAGGATTGCCCAGGTGTTCTCTGACGATGGGGACGGCCACATGACCTTGGACAACTTCCTGGACATGTTTTCCGTGATGAGTGAAATGGCTCCCCGTGACCTCAAAGCCTACTATGCTTTCAAAATTTATG ACTTCAACGACGACGGCTACATCTGTGCGTGGGACCTGGAGCAGACGGTGACCAAGCTGACGCGGGGGGAGCTGAGCGCCGAGGAGGTGAGCCTGGTGTGTGAGAAGGTGCTGGGCGAGGCCGATGGGGATCACGATGGGCGGCTCTCCCTGGAAGACTTCCAGAACATGATCCTGCGGGCACCCGACTTCCTCAG TGGGCAGAGGGTACAACTGTGCTTGGCAGTCCTGGGCGGAATCAAAGCCCCCACCGGAGGGCTGAGAGCGAGCGAATACAGGGGACGGccagccacctgtttttgtacCTCCC CACCTTCCACATCCGCATCTGAGGGCACCGTGGAGAAGCCGGGTCAGAGGAGGCCGGCGTGA
- the HSH2D gene encoding hematopoietic SH2 domain-containing protein isoform X3, which produces MDAESLLESQPLGSFLIRVSHSHVGYTLSYKAQSCCRHFMVKLLDDGSFMIPGEERVHASLHALVTFHQQRPMQPHGDLLTQPCGQKDPANVDYEDLFLYSNALTEEVTSPTHGPSKHQNPSSCSTVAPEETSGRPVLLHRPKGRRPSAKTSRDPKEEATASCAPKAPLEEACQKLWRNFRMLPETGKRVQQQLKPHSAPVNLSSLWNAGPLALARSSGARPGDTQWEDDVSTARFAATSLTSPAQSQDLRDGGDPSGKASRLASGSKVIPRVRSWHRVVMRALSSKASKPETEGLAEAQRDWLPEEYLTPPPFAPGYC; this is translated from the exons AGCCCAAAGCTGCTGCCGCCACTTCATGGTGAAGCTGTTGGACGATGGGAGCTTCATGatccctggggaggagagggtcCATGCCTCGCTGCACGCCCTGGTCACCTTCCACCAGCAGCGGCCTATGCAGCCACACGGGGACCTGCTGACACAGCCCTGTGGGCAG AAGGATCCAGCGAACGTGGATTATGAGGATCTCTTCCTTTACTCCAATGCATTGACTGAGGAAGTCACCAGCCCCACCCATGGCCCCAGCAAACATCAGAACCCTTCCTCCTGTTCCACGGTTGCACCTGAGGAG ACCTCAGGAAGGCCCGTCCTGCTCCATCGGCCAAAGGGAAGGAGGCCATCGGCAAAGACAAGCAGAGACCCCAAGGAGGAGGCCACTGCCTCCTGCGCCCCGAAAGCCCCCCTTGAGGAGGCCTGCCAGAAACTCTGGAGAAACTTCAGGATGCTCCCCGAGACGGGCAAGAGGGTCCAGCAGCAGCTGAAACCCCACTCGGCACCTGTGAACTTGTCATCGCTCTGGAATGCTGGGCCACTGGCACTGGCACGCAGCTCAGGGGCCAGGCCAGGTGACACACAGTGGGAAGACGACGTGTCCACAGCCCGCTTTGCGGCCACGTCCCTCACAAGTCCCGCACAGTCCCAGGATCTGAGAGACGGAGGTGACCCCTCCGGGAAGGCCTCAAGATTGGCCAGCGGGAGCAAGGTGATCCCGAGGGTCAGGAGTTGGCACCGAGTGGTAATGAGGGCCCTGTCCTCAAAAGCATCCAAACCGGAGACAGAAGGGTTGGCAGAAGCCCAGAGGGACTGGCTCCCTGAAGAGTACCTCACGCCGCCACCCTTTGCCCCTGGGTACTGTTAG
- the CIB3 gene encoding calcium and integrin-binding family member 3 isoform X5 has translation MGNKQTVFTHEQLEAYQDCTFFTRKEIMRLFYRYQDLAPQLVPLDYTSCPDVKVPYELIGSMPELKDNPFRQRIAQVFSDDGDGHMTLDNFLDMFSVMSEMAPRDLKAYYAFKIYDFNDDGYICAWDLEQTVTKLTRGELSAEEVSLVCEKVLGEADGDHDGRLSLEDFQNMILRAPDFLSTFHIRI, from the exons ATGGGCAACAAGCAGACAGTCTTCACTCACGAGCAGCTGGAAGCATATCAG GACTGCACCTTCTTCACAAGAAAGGAAATCATGAG GCTTTTCTATCGCTACCAGGACCTGGCTCCCCAGCTCGTCCCCCTCGACTATACCAGCTGTCCTGATGTGAAGGTGCCCTACGAGCTTATTGGCAGCATGCCTGAGCTGAAG GACAACCCATTCCGCCAGAGGATTGCCCAGGTGTTCTCTGACGATGGGGACGGCCACATGACCTTGGACAACTTCCTGGACATGTTTTCCGTGATGAGTGAAATGGCTCCCCGTGACCTCAAAGCCTACTATGCTTTCAAAATTTATG ACTTCAACGACGACGGCTACATCTGTGCGTGGGACCTGGAGCAGACGGTGACCAAGCTGACGCGGGGGGAGCTGAGCGCCGAGGAGGTGAGCCTGGTGTGTGAGAAGGTGCTGGGCGAGGCCGATGGGGATCACGATGGGCGGCTCTCCCTGGAAGACTTCCAGAACATGATCCTGCGGGCACCCGACTTCCTCAG CACCTTCCACATCCGCATCTGA
- the CIB3 gene encoding calcium and integrin-binding family member 3 isoform X4, with translation MGSHRGLFYRYQDLAPQLVPLDYTSCPDVKVPYELIGSMPELKDNPFRQRIAQVFSDDGDGHMTLDNFLDMFSVMSEMAPRDLKAYYAFKIYDFNDDGYICAWDLEQTVTKLTRGELSAEEHLPHPHLRAPWRSRVRGGRRDLSLHCGIRPPWVLGINTWH, from the exons ATGGGGAGCCACAGAGG GCTTTTCTATCGCTACCAGGACCTGGCTCCCCAGCTCGTCCCCCTCGACTATACCAGCTGTCCTGATGTGAAGGTGCCCTACGAGCTTATTGGCAGCATGCCTGAGCTGAAG GACAACCCATTCCGCCAGAGGATTGCCCAGGTGTTCTCTGACGATGGGGACGGCCACATGACCTTGGACAACTTCCTGGACATGTTTTCCGTGATGAGTGAAATGGCTCCCCGTGACCTCAAAGCCTACTATGCTTTCAAAATTTATG ACTTCAACGACGACGGCTACATCTGTGCGTGGGACCTGGAGCAGACGGTGACCAAGCTGACGCGGGGGGAGCTGAGCGCCGAGGAG CACCTTCCACATCCGCATCTGAGGGCACCGTGGAGAAGCCGGGTCAGAGGAGGCCGGCGTGACCTGTCACTCCACTGTGGAATCCGGCCTCCCTGGGTTCTGGGAATAAACACGTGGCACTGA
- the FAM32A gene encoding protein FAM32A has translation MAAYEQVQKGPLKLKGVAELGVTKRKKKKKDKDKAKLLEAMGTSKKNEEEKRRGLDKRTPAQAAFEKMQEKRQMERILKKASKTHKQRVEDFNRHLDTLTEHYDIPKVSWTK, from the exons ATGGCGGCCTACGAGCAGGTTCAAAAGGGGCCCCTGAAACTGAAAGGCGTCGCAGAGCTCGGCGTCACCAAGCG gaaaaagaaaaagaaggacaaagacAAAGCGAAACTCCTGGAAGCGATGGGAACGAGCAAAAAGAACGAGGAGGAGAAGCGGCGTGGCCTGGACAAGCGAACCCCGGCCCAGGCAGCCTTCGAGAAGATGCAAGAGAAGCGG caAATGGAAAGGATCCTGAAGAAAGCATCCAAAACCCACAAGCAGAGAGTGGAG GATTTCAACAGACACCTGGACACCCTCACGGAGCACTATGACATTCCCAAAGTCAGCTGGACCAAGTAG
- the CIB3 gene encoding calcium and integrin-binding family member 3 isoform X3 encodes MGSHRGLFYRYQDLAPQLVPLDYTSCPDVKVPYELIGSMPELKDNPFRQRIAQVFSDDGDGHMTLDNFLDMFSVMSEMAPRDLKAYYAFKIYDFNDDGYICAWDLEQTVTKLTRGELSAEEVSLVCEKVLGEADGDHDGRLSLEDFQNMILRAPDFLSTFHIRI; translated from the exons ATGGGGAGCCACAGAGG GCTTTTCTATCGCTACCAGGACCTGGCTCCCCAGCTCGTCCCCCTCGACTATACCAGCTGTCCTGATGTGAAGGTGCCCTACGAGCTTATTGGCAGCATGCCTGAGCTGAAG GACAACCCATTCCGCCAGAGGATTGCCCAGGTGTTCTCTGACGATGGGGACGGCCACATGACCTTGGACAACTTCCTGGACATGTTTTCCGTGATGAGTGAAATGGCTCCCCGTGACCTCAAAGCCTACTATGCTTTCAAAATTTATG ACTTCAACGACGACGGCTACATCTGTGCGTGGGACCTGGAGCAGACGGTGACCAAGCTGACGCGGGGGGAGCTGAGCGCCGAGGAGGTGAGCCTGGTGTGTGAGAAGGTGCTGGGCGAGGCCGATGGGGATCACGATGGGCGGCTCTCCCTGGAAGACTTCCAGAACATGATCCTGCGGGCACCCGACTTCCTCAG CACCTTCCACATCCGCATCTGA
- the CIB3 gene encoding calcium and integrin-binding family member 3 isoform X2: MPELKDNPFRQRIAQVFSDDGDGHMTLDNFLDMFSVMSEMAPRDLKAYYAFKIYDFNDDGYICAWDLEQTVTKLTRGELSAEEVSLVCEKVLGEADGDHDGRLSLEDFQNMILRAPDFLSGQRVQLCLAVLGGIKAPTGGLRASEYRGRPATCFCTSPPSTSASEGTVEKPGQRRPA, translated from the exons ATGCCTGAGCTGAAG GACAACCCATTCCGCCAGAGGATTGCCCAGGTGTTCTCTGACGATGGGGACGGCCACATGACCTTGGACAACTTCCTGGACATGTTTTCCGTGATGAGTGAAATGGCTCCCCGTGACCTCAAAGCCTACTATGCTTTCAAAATTTATG ACTTCAACGACGACGGCTACATCTGTGCGTGGGACCTGGAGCAGACGGTGACCAAGCTGACGCGGGGGGAGCTGAGCGCCGAGGAGGTGAGCCTGGTGTGTGAGAAGGTGCTGGGCGAGGCCGATGGGGATCACGATGGGCGGCTCTCCCTGGAAGACTTCCAGAACATGATCCTGCGGGCACCCGACTTCCTCAG TGGGCAGAGGGTACAACTGTGCTTGGCAGTCCTGGGCGGAATCAAAGCCCCCACCGGAGGGCTGAGAGCGAGCGAATACAGGGGACGGccagccacctgtttttgtacCTCCC CACCTTCCACATCCGCATCTGAGGGCACCGTGGAGAAGCCGGGTCAGAGGAGGCCGGCGTGA